A section of the Microbacterium forte genome encodes:
- a CDS encoding KAP family P-loop NTPase fold protein translates to MTERPNEPAREGRRTRRLFDFGSRRPERNAQTDSRQADLAEESKPSWFSDDSNAAIAPKYGRADFLARAWEIIDEARTQKSSTVFGLVGPWGSGKSSMLDWIRGQAAESDALQPWRVLTFNPWDYPDSSSLQLGFFATLQTSFGDSKFSAARTLISELGVAVAPFTAVTAAWGLFDPSKVVESGAKLLGGDRSADSARRKLVKTLEEQKTPVLIVIDDIDRISADELLLALKLIRQLGRLPYVHYLLSYDESTILDVLTRTNLIGNDELGRARDYMEKVVQVRFDVPRLRPSDVFALTNEALLALESAGHALRGPDRARFQEAYERFLSHRLSTPRALRRYFAQARILSPRFAEEVDLVDFLIVTWIRTFEPGVYALIQQHRSELIGMPTSGGMPPTNKAARESSVEAARIRWNHLLDQAGTRASDTGTTLAALAELFPRFAQATERPSAGGSTQRPHIGSEQYFDRYFTAGVPDGDFADSVAREAIADFERGAGRSSAAADGCTEGLSKNRVLTSSKIAAAAAAAEIVNPETFAWLAEIAEIDLTAPEPLESTYAIRRLIAQRLRELPADSVTSVIEAMSGGSRGALVATAVYWAADDSPDGSRPLLLSTDVRHAVTRAIRQLLDATGATATDMPWRIREALTGWNVIDSLGFASWIHEQARRYGDLEVLGYFVRLTVSFDKGAERARIEGFDLPEASHHFDLSQVAQRYAREIKTNVSSSTKLVDTPENRRSIVLAAIGREMRLRSATPAPGGQEPSDEPQDYEGDGD, encoded by the coding sequence ATGACGGAACGCCCCAATGAACCTGCGCGCGAGGGCCGCCGCACCCGCCGGTTGTTCGATTTCGGGTCCCGCCGGCCCGAGCGCAATGCGCAGACGGACAGCCGCCAGGCTGACCTTGCCGAAGAGTCGAAGCCGTCTTGGTTCAGCGACGACTCCAATGCGGCCATCGCGCCGAAGTATGGTCGCGCGGACTTCCTCGCTCGCGCATGGGAGATCATCGACGAAGCGCGAACGCAGAAGTCATCCACCGTGTTTGGGCTCGTCGGCCCGTGGGGATCCGGGAAATCCTCCATGCTCGACTGGATTCGAGGGCAAGCGGCAGAGAGCGATGCCCTGCAGCCGTGGAGAGTGCTGACCTTCAACCCGTGGGACTATCCGGACTCAAGTTCTCTGCAACTCGGGTTCTTTGCAACGCTGCAGACCAGTTTCGGCGACTCGAAGTTCAGCGCCGCACGCACGCTCATCAGCGAACTTGGCGTCGCGGTCGCCCCGTTCACGGCTGTCACAGCCGCGTGGGGTTTGTTTGACCCGAGCAAGGTCGTCGAAAGTGGGGCGAAGCTTCTCGGCGGCGATCGGAGTGCGGACAGCGCGCGCCGCAAGCTGGTGAAGACGCTCGAGGAGCAGAAGACCCCGGTACTCATCGTCATCGACGACATCGACCGCATTTCCGCCGATGAGCTTCTCTTGGCACTGAAGCTCATCCGGCAGCTCGGCCGGCTGCCCTACGTGCACTATCTTCTTTCCTACGACGAGTCGACGATCTTGGACGTGCTAACCCGCACCAACCTCATCGGTAACGATGAGCTAGGACGCGCGCGCGACTACATGGAGAAGGTTGTCCAAGTGCGCTTCGACGTCCCTCGGCTGCGGCCTTCGGATGTGTTCGCTCTCACGAATGAGGCGCTGCTCGCCCTCGAAAGCGCGGGTCACGCGTTGAGAGGACCCGACCGTGCGAGATTCCAGGAAGCGTACGAACGCTTCCTCTCCCATCGACTGTCCACACCCCGTGCTCTGCGCAGGTACTTCGCTCAAGCACGAATCCTCAGCCCACGGTTCGCCGAGGAAGTCGACCTCGTCGACTTCTTGATCGTCACGTGGATCCGCACGTTCGAACCGGGCGTATACGCCCTAATTCAGCAGCACAGGAGCGAGCTGATCGGGATGCCAACGAGCGGTGGCATGCCGCCAACAAACAAAGCGGCGCGTGAATCCTCGGTGGAGGCTGCTCGTATTCGTTGGAACCACTTGTTGGATCAGGCGGGGACGAGGGCGTCTGATACGGGGACAACCCTGGCTGCCCTCGCAGAACTGTTTCCGCGATTCGCGCAAGCGACGGAACGACCCTCAGCGGGTGGTTCGACACAGCGGCCTCACATCGGGTCCGAGCAGTACTTCGACCGGTACTTCACCGCGGGCGTCCCGGACGGAGACTTCGCGGACAGTGTTGCTAGAGAAGCCATTGCGGACTTCGAGAGGGGCGCCGGGCGCTCGTCGGCCGCAGCAGACGGGTGCACGGAGGGGCTGAGCAAGAATCGCGTTCTGACGTCATCGAAGATCGCTGCGGCCGCCGCCGCAGCAGAAATTGTCAACCCCGAGACCTTCGCATGGCTGGCCGAGATCGCGGAGATCGATCTCACTGCCCCGGAACCGCTGGAATCGACGTATGCCATTCGTCGACTCATCGCGCAAAGGCTGCGCGAACTCCCAGCGGACTCGGTTACTTCCGTCATCGAGGCGATGTCGGGCGGAAGCCGCGGTGCGCTCGTGGCGACGGCCGTGTATTGGGCAGCTGACGACTCGCCTGACGGGTCACGCCCGCTGCTACTCTCCACCGACGTGCGACATGCGGTGACTCGCGCGATCCGTCAGCTTCTGGACGCTACGGGAGCGACGGCAACGGACATGCCCTGGCGTATCCGTGAAGCCCTGACGGGGTGGAATGTCATCGACTCCCTCGGATTCGCCTCGTGGATTCATGAGCAGGCGAGGCGTTACGGGGATCTCGAGGTTCTCGGGTATTTCGTGCGACTAACCGTGTCCTTCGACAAAGGTGCGGAGCGCGCTCGCATCGAAGGGTTCGACCTCCCGGAGGCCTCTCACCATTTCGATCTCTCCCAGGTTGCGCAGCGGTACGCGCGTGAGATCAAAACGAACGTGTCCAGCTCGACGAAGCTGGTGGACACTCCGGAGAACCGACGGTCAATTGTGCTCGCCGCAATCGGACGCGAGATGCGACTGCGGTCCGCGACGCCTGCACCCGGAGGACAAGAACCTAGCGACGAGCCACAGGATTATGAAGGCGACGGCGACTGA
- a CDS encoding PfkB family carbohydrate kinase produces MSDESSRARGAVVVGDALIDEIHDGGGVRELVGGAALNVAVGLRRLGVPTTLIAMVGEDEAGAHIREYLDDHDVRLIASEAPLGSSRAIVQRASDGEPVYVFNEAAQRRSIRYSGEAVQAIADSGLVAVSCFPFDVPAEVDALLEAVGDARLAVDPNPRSGMLSDRAEFVRGFERAAAGASIVKVGADDASLLYDGDLDALRARLRALGVSAVLATAGADGAALESDAGIVTAPISTLPGRVVDTVGAGDATLAAVASGLAHGTPSDADGWRQLLVRAMDVAAATCRAEGGLLRTPESLADPDQGVFGS; encoded by the coding sequence ATGAGTGATGAATCCTCCCGAGCACGCGGTGCAGTCGTCGTCGGAGACGCACTGATCGACGAGATCCACGACGGCGGTGGAGTGCGAGAGCTGGTGGGCGGCGCGGCGCTGAACGTCGCCGTCGGCCTTCGCCGGCTGGGCGTGCCGACGACGCTGATCGCGATGGTCGGAGAGGACGAAGCGGGTGCGCACATCCGCGAGTACCTCGACGATCACGACGTGCGACTGATCGCGAGCGAGGCGCCGCTGGGCTCGTCTCGTGCGATCGTGCAGCGTGCGTCGGACGGCGAGCCCGTCTACGTCTTCAACGAGGCGGCGCAGAGGCGCAGCATCCGGTACTCGGGCGAAGCCGTCCAGGCGATCGCCGACTCGGGTCTCGTGGCCGTCAGCTGCTTCCCCTTCGATGTGCCTGCTGAGGTCGATGCGCTGCTCGAGGCCGTCGGTGATGCTCGACTCGCTGTCGACCCGAACCCGCGTTCGGGGATGCTGAGTGATCGTGCCGAGTTCGTGCGCGGTTTCGAGCGTGCGGCTGCCGGGGCATCGATCGTCAAGGTCGGCGCCGATGATGCGTCGCTTCTCTATGACGGCGATCTCGACGCACTCAGGGCACGGTTGCGTGCCCTCGGTGTCAGCGCGGTTCTCGCGACCGCGGGTGCGGATGGCGCGGCTCTCGAGTCGGATGCCGGAATCGTCACGGCGCCCATCTCGACGCTGCCCGGCCGCGTCGTCGACACCGTCGGGGCCGGCGATGCGACCCTCGCAGCCGTGGCTTCGGGACTGGCGCACGGCACGCCCTCCGACGCTGACGGGTGGCGGCAGCTGCTCGTCCGAGCTATGGATGTGGCCGCCGCGACCTGCCGCGCCGAGGGCGGCCTGCTGCGGACTCCGGAGTCGCTGGCCGACCCCGACCAGGGCGTTTTCGGGAGCTGA